Below is a window of Desmonostoc muscorum LEGE 12446 DNA.
GTTTTGGGGCTGCGTTCGCCTTTGGCGTTGCCCCTTGGGCAATCGCACTTAATCTTTCCATAAATCCCTCGTTAGCTGGCGATCCCTTTCGCACTGAGAAACCTCATGAGATTGGCGATCAAACTCAAGCAGCTTTTGAAGCGATTTTCCAACAAGGCAATTATCGAGCAGCAGAAGGTTACCTCAAAGAAGCACTAGCCAAAGAGCCAAATGAACCTCTAGCTTATGCCATGAAAGCATCTTTAGCATACGGAAATAAGGATTGGGCTAAACTAAGCACCTACAGCCAGAAAACCTTGGAAAGCGCACAAAAGTTGATTCCTACTGACCCATTGCGTGGTAATTTATACACTGCCGTTGGTCATTTTTTAGAGGGTTCTGTAATTCTCATCCGTGAAGGTACAGCCAACGGTGTACCAGAAGCTTTTGGTCGCTTGCGGCAAGTTTATAAATATTTAGACAAAGCCGAAGCGATTTCTGCCAACGATCCAGAACTGAATTTAATCAAGGGTTATATGGATTTATTGTTGGCGGTTAATTTGCCTTTCGCTAGTCCAGAT
It encodes the following:
- a CDS encoding Sll0314/Alr1548 family TPR repeat-containing protein; the encoded protein is MTQRFSCSQLVVFARLTKFAQVGFGAAFAFGVAPWAIALNLSINPSLAGDPFRTEKPHEIGDQTQAAFEAIFQQGNYRAAEGYLKEALAKEPNEPLAYAMKASLAYGNKDWAKLSTYSQKTLESAQKLIPTDPLRGNLYTAVGHFLEGSVILIREGTANGVPEAFGRLRQVYKYLDKAEAISANDPELNLIKGYMDLLLAVNLPFASPDQAIGRLQENAAPQYLVHRGIALAYRDLKRYPQALESVNRAIETAGDNPEIYYLKAQILRRLGEKEKSQQLIKEAIANFDKALTKKSQLPSNLVKQIESERKNAISLNNSAR